From Heliomicrobium modesticaldum Ice1, a single genomic window includes:
- the hypD gene encoding hydrogenase formation protein HypD, with amino-acid sequence MHKEILKRFRDPELGRQMAEQVRERLDRLTDRLGRRVNVMEFCGTHTAAISRTGIRELLKPHVHLMSGPGCPVCVSDYVDIDRVIALAGMSGAIIATFGDMMKVPGSRTTLLEEKARGADVRVVFSSLDALAIARENADRAVIFVGVGFETTAPTAAVTVEQAVQEGRDNFFLYSLHKITPPAMMALLPDRDLQVDGILLPGHVSLITGRGYWDFLSRDLALPGVVAGFELLELLSAVDALASSLLEERCAVINAYGRAVREEGNLSALDALARCFDLQEGHWRGLGIVPASALKLKPELAPWDAEVRFPLENRPAAPPKGCLCGEILKGKKTPFDCPLFASRCEPARPVGPCMVSHEGTCATYYRYERFIR; translated from the coding sequence TTGCACAAGGAGATCCTGAAGCGGTTCCGCGATCCTGAGTTGGGACGACAGATGGCGGAGCAGGTGCGGGAGCGATTGGACCGGTTGACTGACCGGTTGGGACGGCGGGTCAACGTGATGGAGTTCTGCGGCACCCATACGGCCGCCATCTCGCGGACCGGCATCCGGGAGTTGCTGAAGCCCCATGTCCATCTGATGAGCGGACCTGGCTGTCCCGTCTGTGTCAGCGACTACGTCGACATCGACCGGGTCATCGCTCTTGCCGGGATGTCTGGGGCTATCATCGCCACCTTCGGTGACATGATGAAGGTGCCCGGCAGTCGGACGACCCTGCTAGAGGAAAAGGCACGCGGCGCCGATGTGCGGGTTGTCTTCTCATCCCTGGACGCCTTGGCAATCGCCCGGGAGAACGCGGATAGAGCCGTCATCTTCGTCGGCGTCGGCTTTGAAACGACGGCCCCAACGGCGGCGGTCACAGTCGAACAGGCGGTGCAGGAAGGAAGGGATAATTTTTTTCTCTACTCGCTGCATAAGATCACCCCGCCGGCCATGATGGCGCTGTTGCCGGATCGGGACCTTCAGGTGGACGGCATCCTGCTCCCCGGCCATGTGAGCCTGATCACCGGTAGGGGCTATTGGGACTTTCTCTCTCGCGATCTCGCTTTGCCGGGGGTGGTGGCCGGTTTCGAGCTGCTGGAACTGCTGAGCGCCGTCGATGCCCTGGCCTCATCGCTTTTAGAGGAGCGCTGCGCTGTCATCAACGCTTACGGGCGAGCGGTCCGGGAAGAGGGCAACCTGTCGGCGCTTGATGCCCTGGCTCGTTGCTTTGACCTGCAGGAGGGCCATTGGCGTGGGCTCGGCATTGTGCCGGCGAGCGCTTTAAAACTAAAGCCGGAATTGGCGCCATGGGACGCCGAAGTCCGCTTTCCCCTCGAAAACAGGCCGGCTGCGCCGCCGAAGGGCTGCCTTTGCGGGGAGATCCTCAAAGGCAAAAAGACGCCTTTTGACTGCCCGCTCTTCGCCAGCCGATGTGAGCCCGCCCGGCCCGTCGGTCCCTGTATGGTTTCTCACGAAGGGACCTGCGCCACCTACTACCGCTATGAGCGCTTCATAAGATGA
- a CDS encoding nucleotide pyrophosphohydrolase, with protein MESPSLRDLQDRVDAYISQFEEGYFDPPTLVIRLCEELGELAREVSHRFGPKKKKPGEAEGDLELEIGDLLFILVCLSNSQGYDMADIFRRTMEKYETRDKDRWTRKVPQP; from the coding sequence ATGGAATCGCCAAGCCTGCGCGACCTGCAGGACCGCGTGGACGCCTACATCTCTCAGTTTGAAGAGGGCTATTTTGACCCGCCCACCCTCGTTATCCGGCTCTGTGAGGAGTTGGGCGAACTGGCCCGGGAGGTCTCCCACCGGTTTGGGCCCAAAAAGAAAAAGCCCGGCGAAGCCGAGGGCGATCTGGAACTGGAGATCGGCGACCTGCTCTTCATCCTCGTCTGCCTCTCCAATTCCCAGGGCTATGACATGGCCGACATCTTTCGCCGGACCATGGAAAAGTACGAGACACGAGACAAAGACCGGTGGACCCGGAAAGTCCCTCAACCATAA
- a CDS encoding phage holin, LLH family translates to MDPNLFLLGLFVIVFGVMVTVTFAIRSCGPALVEFMKSATIEQQRQTATKLAQSAVVFARARFGALSGKEQFEKALLLVSNALAEKGLQVSSDELASTVEFAYEEAKKAGLVVSLSELKKIADSGTETPSSAEEAPVA, encoded by the coding sequence GTGGATCCCAATCTGTTCTTGCTCGGGCTCTTTGTCATCGTCTTCGGGGTCATGGTCACGGTCACCTTTGCCATCCGTTCCTGCGGTCCGGCGCTTGTCGAGTTTATGAAGTCTGCGACGATAGAGCAGCAACGGCAGACGGCGACTAAACTGGCGCAGTCGGCTGTCGTCTTTGCCCGGGCTCGCTTCGGCGCTCTCTCCGGCAAGGAACAGTTCGAGAAAGCGCTTCTGCTGGTGAGCAACGCCTTGGCGGAAAAGGGTCTTCAGGTTTCTTCCGATGAATTGGCGTCGACTGTCGAATTCGCCTACGAAGAAGCGAAAAAGGCGGGACTGGTCGTATCCTTGAGCGAGCTGAAGAAAATCGCCGATAGTGGAACGGAGACGCCGTCCTCAGCGGAAGAGGCGCCTGTTGCCTAA
- a CDS encoding TetR/AcrR family transcriptional regulator, with protein MDDRKPNGGETEEYQLPPRLTDKQWNIAEAALRVFSEKGFSAATTSEIAREAGISEGTIFRHFRTKKEILLALLVPLISNTIAPNSVNSIRQLLLTNENLPLREVLVLISEERQQFILSNEKLIRLILTESQYHPELREIFFREVGYKTQDVLLRFIEQRQQKGELRQDLRPWALARSWFGMLVTFTLSPFLMPERSAGEDKRKELEDVIDLFLHGALPPTGRGAAAPECPL; from the coding sequence ATGGACGACCGGAAGCCGAACGGTGGAGAGACTGAAGAATATCAACTCCCGCCGCGGCTGACAGACAAACAGTGGAACATCGCAGAAGCCGCCCTCAGGGTTTTTTCCGAAAAGGGATTCAGCGCCGCTACGACGAGCGAGATCGCCCGTGAGGCCGGCATTTCGGAAGGGACCATCTTCCGGCATTTCAGGACGAAAAAGGAGATCCTCCTGGCCCTGCTCGTCCCGCTCATCAGCAACACCATCGCCCCCAACAGCGTTAACTCCATCCGGCAACTGTTGCTGACGAACGAAAACCTGCCCTTGCGAGAGGTGCTGGTGCTGATCAGCGAAGAGCGGCAGCAGTTCATCCTGAGCAATGAGAAACTGATCCGCCTGATTCTAACGGAGTCGCAGTACCATCCGGAACTGCGGGAGATCTTTTTCCGGGAAGTGGGCTATAAGACCCAGGACGTCCTCTTGCGTTTTATCGAACAGCGGCAGCAGAAGGGCGAACTCCGGCAGGATCTGCGGCCCTGGGCGCTGGCCCGCTCCTGGTTCGGGATGCTGGTCACCTTTACGCTCAGTCCTTTTTTGATGCCGGAGCGGTCCGCCGGGGAAGACAAGCGAAAGGAACTTGAAGATGTCATCGATCTTTTCTTGCACGGCGCCCTTCCGCCAACCGGCAGGGGCGCGGCAGCGCCGGAGTGCCCGCTGTGA
- a CDS encoding HD domain-containing protein, translating to MGMAAERLFPGGDQEDLGLDDLFDVIMRSMREGLILINRQRVIHVINEAAVRILGLESVESTVNRRIEEAVGPVFSRSPEEYLRTSPWMSVLRTGEPQYDVVRYTLSGLILSVNFVPVIKGGVAQGIMATIQDVTARSRLKEDLLRANQELEEAFSLTLPNHKVTHKLKTTPEYVDVYDPATGKITITAVIEDGSYRHVINALKVLADLHKQGITELIGIEKDTLVQAILFHDLGKVQPKAKVGDVVSPKTFFEDSFRHAERSAEFARHDYNQPPDVVELIRYHHHREEELPPSFPFRLLPMLRLLKLVDGISAGLTRRGNQVCFTVDGSLIIIRETSLHPDYNNIRSVDLLTGAKQVLPSE from the coding sequence ATGGGAATGGCAGCGGAGCGCTTGTTTCCGGGTGGCGATCAAGAAGATCTGGGCCTGGACGATTTGTTTGATGTCATCATGCGCTCCATGCGGGAGGGGTTAATCCTGATCAACCGGCAGCGCGTGATCCATGTGATCAATGAGGCCGCCGTCCGCATCCTTGGGCTGGAGAGTGTCGAAAGCACCGTCAACCGGCGCATCGAAGAGGCGGTCGGGCCCGTTTTTTCTCGCAGTCCCGAAGAGTACCTGCGGACCAGCCCATGGATGTCGGTGCTGCGAACAGGCGAGCCTCAGTATGATGTGGTGCGCTATACCCTCTCCGGCCTGATCCTCAGCGTGAATTTCGTGCCTGTGATCAAAGGCGGTGTCGCCCAGGGGATCATGGCCACGATCCAGGACGTGACCGCCCGGAGCCGCCTGAAGGAGGACCTGCTCCGGGCCAACCAGGAGCTGGAAGAGGCTTTTTCCCTGACGCTCCCCAACCACAAGGTGACGCACAAGCTCAAGACGACGCCGGAGTATGTCGATGTCTATGATCCGGCGACAGGGAAGATCACGATCACGGCGGTGATTGAAGACGGATCCTACCGCCACGTGATCAACGCCCTCAAGGTGCTGGCTGACCTGCACAAGCAGGGGATCACCGAGTTGATCGGCATCGAAAAGGACACCCTGGTCCAGGCGATCCTCTTTCACGACCTGGGCAAGGTCCAACCGAAGGCGAAGGTGGGCGATGTCGTCTCGCCGAAAACCTTTTTCGAGGACAGCTTCCGCCATGCTGAGCGGAGCGCCGAGTTCGCCCGGCACGATTACAACCAGCCGCCCGATGTGGTTGAGCTGATCCGCTACCACCACCACCGGGAAGAGGAGCTTCCCCCCAGCTTCCCCTTCCGACTCCTGCCCATGCTGCGGCTGCTCAAGCTCGTCGACGGCATCTCAGCCGGGCTGACCCGACGGGGCAATCAGGTCTGCTTCACCGTCGACGGCAGTTTGATCATCATCAGAGAGACGTCGCTCCATCCCGATTACAACAACATCCGCTCGGTCGACCTCCTTACAGGGGCAAAACAAGTGCTTCCTAGCGAATAG
- the hypF gene encoding carbamoyltransferase HypF has protein sequence MSKGENANQARMVLITGTVQGVGFRPFVYRLATRLGLAGWVQNGAKGVEVRLEGALGSIEAFLQALKAEAPPLSRIDRIQVREAPVEGLRLFSIAVSDAPDRTADVAHARVPPDVALCPECRREMDDPADRHYGYPFTNCTNCGPRFTIIRQVPYDRAQTSMAAFPMCPACRRDYDDPLDRRFHAQPTACPLCGPRVWFAGSDGQEVIGDWVRLFRDSIRQGNIVALKGLGGFHLVCDGRNATAIAELRRRKRRPAKALAVMGRDLTTLRRICRISDREAAALSGPEAPIVVLERREDAALPSNLAPGTHTLGAMLPYTPLHHLLFDESLDLLVMTSGNPGGLPLVRDNRLALTQLSGIADAFVFHDREIVSRADDSVVRVIDDTLQFYRRSRGYVPEGIPIPWPEGKKDRTLLAVGAEMKNAFALFGRGAAYLSQHIGDVDTCEGRDNYLESLRNLERLLDLSPQRVARDCHPQYRMTALAEEIAFGDGAPTGRSEISALPIDDIQHHHAHLAAVLADNGETGPAIGVILDGTGFGEDGMIRGFEILTGDLRDYRRHFWLRPVPLPGGEAAIRRPWLTAAAFLGEAFGEAGWSQAKALFPDRAAMVEKARRMAEKRLNTTLVSSAGRLFDAVAALLGLCWENSYDGQAAIELGERVRLRLGLTGCGEEPLPVTDGLMDQEEAIVAQPDRAERLVEAALADGEYPMAWMKKEEGSGGIGCGTGCGTGCVTAGESSRETGEIDFGPLLSALLHDREAGVPVEVMASRFHNTIARMAEAAASVLREESGIQRVALGGGVFQNPYLFTLTRRLLVRRGFFVLVPRHVPANDGGLALGQGAISLWRGE, from the coding sequence GTGTCAAAAGGCGAGAACGCGAATCAGGCCCGGATGGTCCTGATCACCGGTACTGTCCAGGGCGTCGGTTTCCGGCCTTTCGTCTACCGGTTGGCGACGAGGCTCGGTTTGGCCGGCTGGGTGCAGAACGGGGCAAAGGGCGTCGAGGTCCGGTTGGAAGGCGCGCTTGGGTCGATAGAGGCTTTTTTGCAGGCGCTGAAGGCAGAAGCGCCCCCCTTGAGCCGCATCGACCGTATCCAGGTCCGGGAGGCGCCTGTCGAGGGTCTTCGCCTTTTTTCCATCGCCGTGAGCGATGCCCCGGACAGGACCGCCGATGTGGCCCACGCCCGCGTTCCCCCGGACGTCGCCCTTTGCCCGGAATGCCGTCGCGAGATGGACGATCCGGCCGATCGCCATTACGGCTACCCTTTTACCAACTGTACCAACTGCGGCCCGCGCTTCACCATCATCCGCCAGGTTCCCTACGACCGCGCCCAGACGAGCATGGCCGCTTTCCCCATGTGCCCGGCCTGCCGCCGCGACTACGACGATCCCCTGGACCGCCGCTTCCATGCACAGCCGACGGCCTGCCCCCTTTGCGGCCCTCGCGTCTGGTTTGCCGGTAGTGACGGGCAGGAGGTGATCGGCGACTGGGTCCGGCTCTTTCGCGATTCGATCAGGCAGGGAAACATCGTCGCCCTCAAAGGGCTGGGCGGTTTTCACCTCGTCTGCGACGGGCGAAACGCCACTGCCATCGCCGAGTTACGCCGTCGCAAGCGGCGGCCGGCGAAAGCCTTGGCGGTGATGGGACGAGACCTGACGACCCTCCGTCGGATCTGCCGGATCAGCGATCGGGAGGCGGCGGCGCTCTCGGGACCGGAAGCGCCTATCGTTGTCCTCGAACGGCGGGAGGACGCTGCGCTGCCGAGCAACCTGGCACCGGGCACACACACCTTGGGTGCCATGCTGCCCTATACGCCACTGCACCACCTGCTTTTCGATGAATCCCTCGACCTGCTCGTGATGACCTCGGGAAACCCCGGCGGGCTGCCTCTCGTCCGGGACAATAGGCTGGCGCTCACCCAGTTGAGCGGCATCGCCGACGCCTTTGTCTTTCATGACCGCGAGATCGTCAGCCGCGCCGATGATTCCGTAGTTCGCGTCATTGACGATACCCTTCAGTTTTACCGCCGTTCACGCGGCTATGTCCCGGAGGGGATCCCCATTCCCTGGCCGGAGGGCAAAAAGGACCGAACCCTCCTGGCTGTCGGGGCGGAGATGAAAAACGCCTTCGCCCTCTTTGGCCGCGGCGCCGCCTATCTCAGCCAGCATATCGGCGATGTGGACACCTGCGAGGGCCGTGACAACTACCTAGAAAGCCTGCGAAACCTGGAGCGGCTGCTCGACTTGTCGCCCCAACGGGTGGCCAGGGACTGTCATCCCCAGTACCGCATGACAGCTCTGGCGGAGGAGATCGCCTTCGGCGATGGCGCGCCAACCGGCCGGTCGGAGATATCGGCCCTACCCATCGACGACATCCAGCACCACCACGCCCACCTGGCCGCTGTGCTCGCCGATAACGGCGAGACGGGGCCGGCCATCGGCGTCATCCTCGATGGCACCGGATTCGGGGAGGACGGCATGATCCGGGGGTTTGAGATCCTTACCGGCGACCTGCGCGACTACCGCCGCCATTTTTGGCTGCGGCCCGTTCCCTTGCCCGGCGGGGAAGCGGCTATCCGCCGGCCCTGGCTGACGGCTGCCGCCTTCCTGGGCGAGGCCTTCGGCGAAGCCGGGTGGTCACAGGCGAAAGCCCTTTTTCCGGATCGAGCCGCCATGGTCGAAAAGGCCCGCCGGATGGCTGAAAAGAGGCTGAACACGACCCTCGTCTCCAGCGCCGGACGGCTTTTTGACGCTGTGGCTGCCTTGCTCGGCCTCTGCTGGGAAAACAGCTATGACGGACAGGCGGCGATTGAACTGGGTGAGCGGGTCCGATTGCGGCTGGGGCTGACCGGCTGTGGCGAGGAACCCTTGCCTGTGACGGATGGTCTCATGGATCAAGAAGAGGCGATTGTTGCTCAGCCAGATAGGGCAGAACGGCTTGTAGAGGCAGCATTGGCGGATGGGGAGTACCCCATGGCGTGGATGAAGAAAGAGGAAGGCAGCGGAGGAATCGGTTGCGGAACCGGCTGCGGAACCGGCTGCGTAACCGCTGGAGAAAGCAGTCGCGAAACCGGTGAGATCGATTTTGGGCCGCTCTTATCAGCCCTCTTGCACGACCGGGAGGCAGGCGTGCCTGTCGAGGTGATGGCCAGTCGTTTTCACAACACGATTGCCCGCATGGCGGAAGCGGCGGCGTCGGTCCTGCGGGAGGAAAGCGGCATTCAACGCGTCGCCCTCGGCGGCGGCGTCTTTCAGAATCCCTACCTGTTTACATTGACCCGCCGTCTGTTGGTCCGGAGAGGATTCTTCGTGCTTGTTCCTCGCCATGTGCCCGCCAACGACGGCGGACTCGCCCTGGGGCAGGGTGCCATCAGTTTGTGGAGAGGGGAATGA
- a CDS encoding YdcF family protein, with translation MDTLFAIKFIYSFMLPPGLFIPLLLLAALYYRRKHQLGPARFSTAMALLLYLFSISAVGETMIRSLENRYLPPDKPSGDVIIMLGGGATMDTPDIDGLGQMTGGSANRLLTAARLHQLTGAPIIVSAGQVFENSGNESRIAFRQLTGLGVPESMIIVEEMSRNTEENARYTKEILDARGFHKPILVTSAFHMERSVGHFSKLGVSTLPFPTDYRVNRQARYSLNDWAPSAVAMSNASLAMKEYLGLIPLWLK, from the coding sequence ATGGATACGCTCTTTGCCATAAAATTCATCTACAGTTTTATGCTTCCTCCCGGCCTGTTCATTCCCCTGCTCCTGTTGGCGGCGCTCTATTACCGGCGGAAGCACCAGCTTGGACCTGCCCGTTTCTCGACAGCGATGGCGCTGTTGCTCTACCTGTTCTCCATCTCCGCTGTTGGCGAGACGATGATCCGCTCGCTGGAAAATCGCTACCTGCCGCCAGATAAGCCATCTGGAGACGTGATCATCATGCTCGGCGGAGGCGCCACCATGGATACGCCTGATATAGACGGGTTAGGACAGATGACCGGCGGCAGCGCCAACCGTCTCTTGACAGCCGCTCGCCTTCACCAGTTGACTGGCGCGCCGATCATCGTTTCAGCGGGACAGGTATTTGAGAACAGCGGCAACGAGTCCCGCATCGCCTTCCGCCAGTTGACCGGCCTCGGCGTCCCCGAATCAATGATCATTGTCGAGGAGATGAGCCGGAACACTGAGGAAAACGCACGCTATACCAAAGAAATCCTCGACGCGCGAGGATTTCACAAGCCGATTCTGGTGACATCGGCCTTTCACATGGAGCGGTCTGTCGGCCACTTTTCCAAGTTAGGCGTGTCGACGCTTCCCTTCCCGACCGATTACCGGGTGAATCGGCAAGCCCGCTACAGCCTCAACGATTGGGCCCCTTCTGCTGTTGCGATGAGCAACGCGAGCCTGGCAATGAAAGAGTACCTGGGCCTGATCCCACTGTGGTTAAAATAG
- a CDS encoding secondary thiamine-phosphate synthase enzyme YjbQ translates to MRHYRTELWFETKQRRQLINITGQVQEVLRESGIQEGLLLCNAMHITASVFINDDEASLHSDFEEWLEKLAPEKPYDRYRHNGFEDNADAHLKRTIMGREVVIAVTQGKLDLGTWEQIFYGEFDGKRRKRVLVKIIGE, encoded by the coding sequence GTGCGTCATTACCGCACAGAACTGTGGTTCGAAACGAAACAGCGCCGCCAGTTGATCAACATCACCGGGCAGGTCCAGGAGGTTCTGCGTGAAAGCGGCATCCAGGAAGGCCTGCTGCTCTGCAACGCCATGCACATCACGGCCAGCGTCTTTATCAATGACGATGAGGCGAGCCTGCACAGCGATTTTGAGGAATGGCTGGAAAAACTGGCGCCGGAAAAACCCTATGACCGTTACCGCCACAACGGTTTTGAAGACAACGCCGACGCCCACCTGAAACGGACGATCATGGGGCGTGAGGTCGTCATCGCGGTGACCCAGGGAAAGCTCGATCTGGGAACGTGGGAGCAGATTTTTTATGGCGAATTCGATGGCAAGCGGCGCAAGCGCGTTCTCGTCAAGATCATCGGCGAGTGA
- a CDS encoding HypC/HybG/HupF family hydrogenase formation chaperone, translating into MCLAAPSRITAIQEGGFLAEVESFGNKRTVGLTLVPEAKVGDYVLVHAGFAVQILDEEAALDSLKAWEEILAAAKGGA; encoded by the coding sequence ATGTGCCTGGCTGCGCCGTCGCGCATCACCGCCATTCAGGAAGGCGGTTTTCTCGCCGAGGTGGAATCCTTCGGCAATAAAAGAACCGTTGGGCTCACCCTTGTTCCCGAAGCGAAGGTGGGCGATTATGTGCTCGTTCACGCCGGCTTTGCTGTGCAGATCCTTGATGAGGAGGCTGCCCTTGACAGCCTGAAGGCCTGGGAGGAGATCCTAGCGGCTGCCAAAGGCGGGGCCTGA
- a CDS encoding nitroreductase family protein translates to MKAILSRRSVRKYTDQPVSEEMVKELLAAAMSAPSAGNQQPWHFVVIRERALLDQIPAFHPYAGMVKQAPVAILVCGDETMEKYKGFWVQDCAAATENLLIAVEALGLGAVWVGVYPEANRVEQFRKLLAIPDHVIPFALIPVGYAAEKPAPANRFEPSRIHYDRW, encoded by the coding sequence ATGAAGGCGATTCTTTCTCGGAGAAGTGTGCGCAAATACACCGATCAGCCTGTCTCGGAAGAGATGGTCAAGGAACTGCTGGCGGCGGCCATGAGCGCGCCGTCGGCAGGGAACCAGCAACCGTGGCATTTCGTCGTCATCCGTGAGCGTGCCCTGCTGGATCAGATCCCTGCCTTCCATCCTTACGCCGGCATGGTCAAGCAGGCGCCGGTTGCGATCCTGGTTTGCGGCGATGAGACGATGGAGAAGTACAAGGGTTTCTGGGTGCAAGACTGCGCAGCCGCCACGGAGAACCTGCTTATCGCTGTCGAAGCGCTCGGCCTCGGCGCCGTTTGGGTGGGTGTCTACCCCGAAGCGAACCGGGTGGAGCAGTTCCGGAAGCTCTTGGCGATTCCGGATCATGTCATCCCCTTTGCCTTAATCCCCGTCGGATATGCCGCAGAAAAACCGGCCCCGGCAAACCGCTTCGAACCATCGCGCATCCATTATGATCGCTGGTAG
- a CDS encoding DJ-1/PfpI family protein, with the protein MEAKKILMLVGDFVEDYEVMVPFQALTMLGYQVDAVCPGKKAGEKVKTAVHDFEGDQTYSEKPGHQFTLTADFDAVREEEYLGLVIPGGRAPEYIRLNPRVIEIVRTFDAAKKPIGAICHGPQVLVAAGVLAGGTFTAYPACMPDIVCAGGNWAAVNDTASNACTSGHIVTAPAWPAHPEFLRAFVSLLGAEIRI; encoded by the coding sequence GTGGAAGCGAAAAAAATCCTCATGCTTGTAGGCGACTTTGTGGAAGATTACGAAGTGATGGTTCCCTTCCAAGCCCTGACGATGCTCGGGTACCAGGTGGACGCCGTCTGCCCCGGCAAAAAGGCCGGCGAGAAGGTGAAGACGGCGGTTCATGACTTTGAAGGCGATCAGACCTATTCGGAAAAACCGGGCCACCAGTTCACCCTTACGGCCGACTTTGACGCTGTCCGGGAAGAGGAGTACCTGGGTCTGGTCATCCCGGGCGGACGGGCGCCCGAATACATCCGGTTGAATCCCCGGGTGATCGAGATCGTCCGGACTTTCGATGCCGCCAAGAAACCGATCGGCGCCATTTGCCACGGACCGCAGGTGCTCGTTGCCGCCGGGGTGCTTGCCGGAGGCACCTTCACCGCCTATCCCGCCTGTATGCCCGATATCGTCTGCGCCGGGGGAAACTGGGCTGCTGTGAACGACACCGCCAGCAACGCCTGCACGAGCGGCCATATCGTGACGGCCCCGGCTTGGCCGGCTCACCCCGAATTCCTGCGCGCTTTCGTGAGTCTGCTAGGCGCGGAAATCCGCATCTGA
- the hypE gene encoding hydrogenase expression/formation protein HypE, giving the protein MPEECILLAHGDGGALTHRLVQEIFLRHFDHPALRDLTDAALLHLPEGRLAMTTDTFVVKPLFFPGGDIGKLAVAGTVNDLAVSGARPLYLTAAFILEEGFPLADLEQVVASLARTAREAGVAVVAGDTKVVERGCGDGVYINTTGAGVVPAGRDLGYHRIMPGDAVIVNGTIGDHGLAILSKRAGIEFDTPVESDCAPMNGLTDMLLERFAEAVRFMRDPTRGGVATTLNEVAQSTGLNIILEEQALPVREEVQGAAELLGLDPLYLANEGKVLIVAAPEAVEEILTTLRRHPLGLNAAAIGRVEAGTGVGRGPGQGAGQRTGQGSGQGAGRGRVFLRTPLGGHRIVDMLAGDPLPRIC; this is encoded by the coding sequence TTGCCGGAGGAATGCATCTTGCTGGCCCATGGCGACGGCGGCGCCTTAACCCACCGTCTGGTGCAGGAGATCTTCCTGCGCCACTTTGACCACCCCGCCTTGCGGGACTTGACCGACGCCGCCCTGCTCCACTTGCCTGAGGGGCGGCTGGCGATGACCACGGACACCTTCGTCGTGAAGCCGCTCTTTTTTCCCGGCGGCGACATCGGCAAACTGGCTGTCGCCGGCACGGTCAACGACCTGGCCGTATCAGGGGCGCGTCCCCTCTATCTGACCGCCGCCTTTATCCTCGAAGAAGGTTTTCCCCTCGCTGACCTGGAACAGGTGGTCGCGTCGCTGGCCCGGACGGCGCGCGAAGCGGGCGTCGCTGTCGTCGCCGGCGATACGAAGGTGGTCGAGCGGGGCTGTGGCGATGGCGTCTACATCAACACGACCGGCGCTGGCGTTGTTCCCGCCGGGCGGGACCTGGGTTACCATCGCATCATGCCCGGCGATGCGGTCATCGTCAACGGAACGATAGGCGATCACGGGCTCGCCATCCTCTCCAAACGGGCGGGTATTGAATTTGACACGCCTGTGGAGAGCGATTGCGCGCCCATGAACGGCTTGACGGACATGCTCCTGGAACGCTTTGCCGAGGCCGTCCGGTTCATGCGCGATCCGACTCGGGGCGGCGTCGCCACCACCTTGAATGAAGTGGCCCAATCGACAGGCCTGAACATCATTCTCGAAGAGCAGGCTCTGCCCGTCCGCGAAGAGGTGCAGGGCGCTGCGGAACTGCTCGGACTCGATCCCCTCTACCTGGCCAACGAGGGGAAGGTGCTCATCGTCGCTGCACCGGAAGCAGTGGAAGAGATCCTGACCACCTTGCGCCGGCATCCCCTCGGCCTCAACGCCGCCGCCATCGGCCGCGTTGAGGCGGGAACGGGGGTTGGACGAGGCCCAGGACAGGGAGCGGGCCAAAGAACGGGACAGGGATCTGGACAAGGAGCGGGGCGAGGCCGGGTCTTCCTGCGAACGCCTCTCGGAGGCCATCGCATCGTCGACATGCTTGCCGGGGATCCGCTGCCCCGGATCTGCTGA